The Fodinibius saliphilus genome segment GGTAGTAAGAAAAAAGAGACCAAGAGTTTAACTCTGGTCCCTTTGCAGTAAATGAGATTAATAAATCAATTAAAGTATAGTGAAACAGTACCTCCGGAAGTGTATGCAGAAACTTTGGGTCCACCACCGTTAAGCTTACCCTTGATTTCGTCTCTTTCAACTTCGCCGGAGAAGTTATTAAGATCAGTATGTACATAACTACCTCTAAGATCCAGATCTAACCCAATATTATTTGGAACGGATAGATCGATGTTGCCACCGCTGGTATGAAGGTCAACAAGTTGATCGATGGAAGCTAAGTCTGCTGTAATACTTCCACCACTGGTACTTGCCTTAACTGGCCCTTGAATATTGGTAAGTTTAATATGTCCGCCACTGGTTTTGACATTTAATTTACCAATTGAGTTAATTGCATCAATATGTCCACCACTGGTTCGCGCTTTGAGGCCTCCTTTTGTATCGGAGATCTCTATATGTCCTCCTGAGGTTCTGGCATTTATACTCCCATCCAGATCTGCCAGTTCAAGATGTCCGCCACTGGTTGATATTTGTTGATCTCCTTTTAAACCTCTAATACTGATATGTCCACCACTGGTTTTAAGATCAGTACTCATTTCATGCGGGCTGTAAACAACAAATGAAATTGAGGGGTTGTTGTTACTACTAAATAGCTTCCACCCGGAGGATCTTTTACGTTTGGCTATAGCTTGAAGAGAGTTTCCAGACTGGGAGACGTCAATATCCCAGTTTTCAAGGTCAATATCTTCTGGTAAAAGGTTATTTCCATTTTTTGTCACGTACATCTCTATGCGAGCTTTAGTTGTAGAAGTACCCTTTACCGTAATGTGCCCCCCCGATGTCTTAACATTAAGCTCTCCGGGGGTACTCACATTAAAGGTATCAACACGGTATGGTTCATTTTGAGTTTGTATTGATAGAGGAGTTGCAAAAGCGGCACTCATCAGAGTTAAGGTCAGGATGAGGGCAAAAAAGAATGCAAGAGCGACTTTTATAATATAATTTTTCCGACTAGTCATAATATCACCTGGTGTAAATTGGTATCTGGTATTCAACACTAGACTACGGGTTTAATTGCAAATGTGTTTCATAAAATTGTTTTTAAGCTTGTTTTGGGTAGGAGAGATGCTTTCAATTCATTATTTTCTGACAGCTCCAAAATCAGATTAATATATAGATAGCACACAATGAAGTTACCATTTGCTCTTGCAAAGCGATTTGTAGCCGGCGAATCATTTGAAGACGCCGCTCCGAAAGTTGAAAAGTTAAATAATAAGGAAATTAAAATTACGCTCGATCTTCTCGGAGAAAATGTAGAGGATCGTGATACCGCTGATGAAACGGTGGAAAGTTATATTGATCTGCTCAAAAGTATTAATGAAGCAGGTCTGGATAGTACAATTTCTATTAAGCTTACAATGATGGGGCTCGATATCGATTATGCCTATTGTAAAGATAACCTGTTTCAGTTACTGGAAGTAGCCCGAGAAAACGACCAGTTTGTCCGTATTGATATGGAGGGTACTGATTATACTCAGGTGACGATTGATCTTTTTAAAGAAGCTTTTGAAGAGTTTGGAAAGCATGTAGGAATTGTAATTCAGGCTTATCTGTATCGCACAAAAGAGGATATTGAGGATCTGGCTGAATTGGGGGCTGATGTTCGGATCTGTAAAGGAGCATATAGTGAGCCGGCAGACCTGGCAATCCAGGATATGGACAAAATTCGGGAAGCCTATAAAGAGTATACCAAGGTTTTGCTCGAGAAAACCGATTACCCCAGAATTGCTACCCATGATGATGAGATTATTAACTGGGTCAAGAGATATACCAAACAGCATGACATTGGAAAAGATCGCTTTGAATTTCAGATGCTTTATGGCTTACGTCAAGAGACCATGGAAGAATTTGTAGAGGACGGCTATAATGCCCGAATTTATGTTCCCTTTGGTACCATGTGGTTCCCTTATTTTAAGCGACGATTGATGGAAAGGAAAGAGAATATCTGGTTTGTTCTTTCAACAATGTTCAAGAAGTAAATTATGGGTATTTCACCAGGAATCCATCGATATGTAATAGCAGCAGCATTTTTTACAATTGGTATTTTGCATTTTGTAAGGCCTCAATTTTTTTTACGCATTGTTCCTGATTTTATTCCTTACCATTTGGCAATGGTTTATATCAGTGGGGCTGCAGAGGTGTTGGGTGGAATAGGAATATTGGTTACCCAAACTAGAACCTGGGCGGCATGGGGTTTGATACTGTTATTGGTTGCCGTTTTTCCTGCTAATATAAATATGACAGTAATGTCGGTACAAGAGTCGGGCTATACATCATGGTATAGTGTTGCTACAATACTTCGACTGCCGTTACAATTCGTGCTTATGTATTGGGTCTATTGGGCTTGTTTGCGCTAAGAGTTTCTTGTTTTCGCTTCATAGTATTTATTCCGTTACATTTCGTCCATGTTTGATTCCCATAAGAGCATATTGCCAAAAATACTAATTCCTGTCCTGGCTGGTATTGCATTATTATTTATACCCTTAGTGGGGGACTTTCACTTTGAATCAGCATTATTGGCATCTTTGTCAGGGTGCTTTTGGGCTGGGTACAAAGGGGCTCAAAATGAAAATTTGAGATCTGATTTTTACGAGGCTCTATGGATTGGATTCTACCTTTTTCTAGCAGCAACTCCCTTATTAATTAAGGCGCTGATTACAGGTTGTTTTAGTATTCATGGACTGGGATTTTGGCTTATCTTCCCTTTACCCAGTGTTTTCTTTGGATTTGCACTAGGCCGGTTATTTCGGGAGTGGAAGCTTCCATTTGCCAGAAGCATAACGGTTATGGTTTTGGCAATAATAGCCATTGGGTTTTTTATATATGAACTGTTAACCTATCCACAGGTTTACTTCTTTAATCATGTTTGGGGGGGATGGCCGGGCCCCATATATGATGAAGCTGTAGTTGTAACAGATGCAGCCGTTTTTTTTCGTATGCTTACCGTACTTTGGGCCATATTTATTTGGCATTTGCCCACCATGAGTAAAGACAAGTATTCGGCATGGATTGTGGTATTATCTTGTTTTTCCATGGCACTTTTTTATCCCCAAATGCCAGAAATGGGAGTTGTTGCACCCCCTGCCCATATTCAAGCTGAACTGGGAGGGCATAAATCCACAAAGCATTTTGAGTTGTATTATGATCAAAATCGTTATAGTACCGATGAAATAAACCGTATAACTAAAGAACATGAGTTTTACTTTAGTCAGATTACGGATGAGCTTCAACTATCGTATCCCGATGGCCATAAAATTGAAAGCTATTTATATGGCCACCCGTGGCAAAAAAAGCAGTTAGTGGGAGCAAAGTTTACCAGCTATGTACCTATTTGGTTGCAACAAGATCAGCTGCATATCGCGAAACAACAGCTTGAAACAAGTCTAAAACATGAACTGGTGCATGTATTGGCAAAACAGTTTGGCAATGATTTATTCAATGGCAGTTGGAGTATTGGTTTGATTGAAGGTATTGCGGTAGCTGTTGATGGCGGATCATCATCTACCTCAACGATTGACCAGATAGTGGTGTCTGAAAAGCCATATCCCTCAGCCAAACAGCTGGAACAATCATTTTCTTTCGAAGGATTTTATAGCGGTCGTTCGGGAGTGAACTATATCACTAGTGGGTCATTTGTGAGATTCTTAATGGATAACTACCCGGTAAAAAATCTAAAACGTGCATACAGTACGGGTAGTGTTGAAAAAGCATATAAGAAAGATTGGATGGCTCTTACGCAAGAATGGCACCATCAGCTAGATTCGGTACAGGTTGACTCACTTGATGAGCAGGCAGCGGCTCGAATTTTTAGTTATCCGTCGCTTTTTGAAAAAAAATGTCCGCATGTGGTGTCTTCTTTTATGGAGGATTGGGACCAGTACCGTCACGCTCTGGCAGTAAAAGATACCGCAAGAGCGTTGAAGTATATAGATGAAGCTGTTGCGGTGGGTGATAGTGTACCGCCCGTAAAAACGGAGTGGAGTTTTCGACATCTCGAAAATGGAGATTTTAAGCTGGTCCAGCAGGTGTCCTCATTACAAGATACAACAGTCGAGCTGCAATTATTGTATGCTGATGCCAATATGGCAATAGGAGATACCATAAGGGCCAGAAAACATCTTAAAAAAGGAAAAGCGTTATTCGTGCAAGAACCGGACTCACTACTTGGGGCGGCACTTGCAGTCCGGATGGACCAGCGGCAATGGGAATTATACAGACGGATGCGATATAAAAACCAATTGCCTGATTCAGCAATTATCTCTCAAATGTACTACCGCAGTAAAATCCGGAGTCTTCAAAAAGCAATAGTACATGAACGTTGGCCACTACTTATTGTCTATGCACATGAGTTGCTGAGGCACCCGGTGCAACGCCGATATTTTGATGCCTATCAATTACTGATCCATCGGCTTGCTTTTTTAGGAGAAGGAAGGCTCGCTAAATCTCTGATAAAAAAAATCAAAGCATTGGAATTACGGGAGCGATATAAAGAGCGTCTATCTACAGAAAAAAATTGGATAACGTTTTTAGAATCATCCTAACTTTTGAGACAGATTTCTAGCTGTACACTTATTTGGATACTAGATCTGGTATCTGGAGATATAAGCATTTCACGATTAAAGTATGTGGGAAGCATTTTTTTAAGAGCTATTTTAGCATCCTAAAAAAAGAGAGGGAGAACGATCAAGTTCTCCCTCACGAGGGTATTGGTAGGTTACAAGTCTTAAAAAAGTTGGTTAAATCAATAAGTGTTAATAGGCCTTAGAAATGTTCAATTGCATGAATAATGTCGTTGAGATTCTTTATAAAATTATGAGATATTCAAACATCATTACACTTACTTCTAAATCACAGTAAATAGAAAATAAAATTTACTATATCTAAATTTGCTTTCAATTCGTTAGCTTTTATAAGATATATTTTGTGTTTGTTTATCTCGGTTAGATCCTTTTAACAAACCCCTTTATATGGGATTTATAATTTTCATTAAATTATATTAACAAAATGAAGTGATTTTTTTACTGACCTTATGGGCAGAGATGGTGATATTCGGTGTATTGTTATTTATAATGAAATAGCGATCGTTTAACTAGTAAAAGTTAGTCCGTGGAGAGTTGCCAAAAGGGTCAATATTTAAATGTATAAGTATATATAGCTATGATTAAGCAGAAGGTGCAAGACGAGATTAACGATCAGATACAAGCTGAGTTCCAGTCAGCATGGTTATACTTAGCCTACGCAGCATGGTTCGAAGATAAAAACCTAGAAGGTTTTGCTCATTGGATGCGGCTGCAGTGGCAAGAAGAACAAGCCCATGGGATGAAATTTTATAACCATATGTTAAGTCGGGGAGGGAAGGTTGAACTGCAGGAGCTTGATAAGCCAATAGCAGATGCTGAAAATTCAGAAGAGGTGTTTGAAAAAGTTCTTGAACACGAGCGTTATATAACTAAGCGAATTCACAGTCTTTATGATCTTGCTAAAGATGAAGGAGATTATCCTTTGCAAACGCTGTTGCATTGGTTTATAGATGAACAGGTTGAAGAGGAAGAAAATGCCGAGCGCATTTTGGAACGTCTTAAATTAATGGGGGATGATAATGCAAGCCTCTATATGTTAGACCAAGAGTTGGCAGGAAGATCGGCGGACGAAGATGCCTAAAGAGTATACCTTATCTTTTGGCCAAGCTAACTGGTATGCCTTAATTCTCTTGATACCTATTGGTGTGTTATTATTAGTACCATATGCTAGTTTGTATAGTTGGTCAACGCTTGGAAAAGATTTAGTACTTTTTATTAAAGATTTCCCACTCTTCATCCTTGCAGTAGTAGTCGGTACTTTCGCGCATGAACTTCTTCACGCGATAAGTTGGGTTTGGTTAGATGCTATTTCGTGGTCAAATATACATTTCGGATTTAACTGGAATGCCTTGGCTCCCTATGTACATTGCTCGCAACCGATAGAAGTAACCCACTACCGCTGGGGGGTTGCGATACCTGGTATTGTGCTGGGCGTGGTACCCTACCTTTGTGCTCTTGTATTTCATTATGAGTGGCTATTAGGTTTTAGCCTCTTTTTTACC includes the following:
- a CDS encoding DUF4097 family beta strand repeat-containing protein, producing the protein MTSRKNYIIKVALAFFFALILTLTLMSAAFATPLSIQTQNEPYRVDTFNVSTPGELNVKTSGGHITVKGTSTTKARIEMYVTKNGNNLLPEDIDLENWDIDVSQSGNSLQAIAKRKRSSGWKLFSSNNNPSISFVVYSPHEMSTDLKTSGGHISIRGLKGDQQISTSGGHLELADLDGSINARTSGGHIEISDTKGGLKARTSGGHIDAINSIGKLNVKTSGGHIKLTNIQGPVKASTSGGSITADLASIDQLVDLHTSGGNIDLSVPNNIGLDLDLRGSYVHTDLNNFSGEVERDEIKGKLNGGGPKVSAYTSGGTVSLYFN
- a CDS encoding proline dehydrogenase family protein — protein: MKLPFALAKRFVAGESFEDAAPKVEKLNNKEIKITLDLLGENVEDRDTADETVESYIDLLKSINEAGLDSTISIKLTMMGLDIDYAYCKDNLFQLLEVARENDQFVRIDMEGTDYTQVTIDLFKEAFEEFGKHVGIVIQAYLYRTKEDIEDLAELGADVRICKGAYSEPADLAIQDMDKIREAYKEYTKVLLEKTDYPRIATHDDEIINWVKRYTKQHDIGKDRFEFQMLYGLRQETMEEFVEDGYNARIYVPFGTMWFPYFKRRLMERKENIWFVLSTMFKK
- a CDS encoding DoxX family protein produces the protein MGISPGIHRYVIAAAFFTIGILHFVRPQFFLRIVPDFIPYHLAMVYISGAAEVLGGIGILVTQTRTWAAWGLILLLVAVFPANINMTVMSVQESGYTSWYSVATILRLPLQFVLMYWVYWACLR
- a CDS encoding ferritin, whose protein sequence is MIKQKVQDEINDQIQAEFQSAWLYLAYAAWFEDKNLEGFAHWMRLQWQEEQAHGMKFYNHMLSRGGKVELQELDKPIADAENSEEVFEKVLEHERYITKRIHSLYDLAKDEGDYPLQTLLHWFIDEQVEEEENAERILERLKLMGDDNASLYMLDQELAGRSADEDA
- a CDS encoding DUF3267 domain-containing protein, producing the protein MPKEYTLSFGQANWYALILLIPIGVLLLVPYASLYSWSTLGKDLVLFIKDFPLFILAVVVGTFAHELLHAISWVWLDAISWSNIHFGFNWNALAPYVHCSQPIEVTHYRWGVAIPGIVLGVVPYLCALVFHYEWLLGFSLFFTLAAGGDILILWLLRKVEKGKKVQDHPELVGCRIIESD